A region from the Dehalococcoidales bacterium genome encodes:
- a CDS encoding ATP-binding cassette domain-containing protein: KISDREPALELLEEVGLLDRKNDPPDKLSGGEQQRIAIIRALVHDPLVILADEPTGNVDKDTGQNILNIMDRLIRKRNKNLIMVTHSKEVAKFADRLLLLEEGKLKKHDKEIAW; encoded by the coding sequence AAAATCAGTGACCGGGAGCCCGCTCTTGAATTATTGGAAGAAGTCGGGCTTTTGGATCGTAAAAACGATCCCCCCGATAAATTATCCGGCGGTGAACAGCAGCGCATCGCCATTATCCGCGCCCTGGTGCATGACCCGTTGGTGATTTTAGCGGATGAACCGACCGGAAACGTCGATAAAGATACCGGGCAGAATATCCTCAATATTATGGATCGCTTAATCCGCAAGCGTAATAAAAATTTAATAATGGTTACCCACAGTAAAGAGGTTGCCAAATTTGCCGACCGTTTACTGCTTTTGGAGGAAGGAAAGCTCAAAAAGCACGATAAGGAAATCGCATGGTAA